TAGAGCATCAGACTCAATAGCCGGACTAGGTTGATATGAACTAAATCCATGTAATTACTCCATAGGTTAGACTTTCCTGCCACTCATTTTGGGTTCATGGCTCGATAACAGCTGCTAAGATACGTTTGATCGCTTCCTGTGAACTCATTCTAGGGCCTTCAGCAAGGATATTCCAGCCGGTAAACACGATAACCAAATCCAGCTCAGGGATAACTATGGGGTACTGACCACCAAAGCCGATGCCTGCGAACGCCCTACTTACTTGTCTCTTATATTCGTAGTTCAAGAGCCACCAACTTTAGCCATACTCGACACTACGATTATCTGTTATAAAGACAAATGGTGTTATCGACACATTGACCCACGTTCTAGGAACAATGCTTTTGTCTTCCCACATCCCTTGCTTCAAATACAGGTAGGCAATCTTAGCAATGTCACGACTCGAAACATAGAGGCCCTCTTGGGTCTCGGCGAGACCAAACGGTGTGCGCTTCCAATAAAAGTTGTCGATTCCTAAGGGGTTGAACAAATATCTAACAGTATATTCCTCGATATCCATACCCGTTGCTTTACTAAATAGATGACCCAAAATCAGGGTAGCACCACTGTTGTACTGAAAAGGCTTCCCAGGTTCTTTCGACATAGGCCTATCCATAGTGAATTTAACCCAGTCTGGAACCCCCTGCATGTTTGCGGCTGTGTTTCTGGGGTCGCTGTATGGATAATCTTCATTCCATTCTAAGCCTGTTGTCATAATGAGTAGGTGCCGTATGGTCATTTGACGCTTTTTGTCATCAACGTTATCCACTGAGCCCGACTCAAAGTACTTAAGAACTGGTGTATCAAGATCAGGGAAATCACCTCGTCCGACAGCAATACCTATAACCGTTGAAACAACGCTCTTGGTAACAGATTGCATCGTGTGTAGTTTTCCGTACTGAAGATAAGGATGCCACCATGAATTGAAGTAGTTATAAGGCCCTGTCGGGTCGCGCACTACCAGGGTCCAGGTTTAGACAGTTAACTCATGTAATTAAAGTTTAATATGTTGTTTAAACATGGGTAAGTATTCATCTTCTCGGTGGCTAACTAATAAAATAGTACTGTGCTGTTGTGCCGACAACTCCATTAAAAAATCAAGCACTCTATGGCGATTTATTTCATCTAAACCTTGTGTTGGCTCATCTAATATTAATAAATAGGGTGACTTAACTAATGCTCTAGCAATTAAGCCCAATCGCTGCTCGCCATAGCTTAATTGTTGGAATGGAATGTCTTGAACATCCAATAATCCAACTTGGTTTAACCATTGGCGTGCGAGTTCTATTTGATGTTTTTCTGGTTGTTTATATAACCCGATAGAATCATGAAAACCTGACAACACTACAGTAAGTAAGCTTCCATTTACTCTATATTGCCGATGCATTTCTGAGCTAACAATACCCATTTGTTCTTTTATTTGCCAAATACTTTCTCCTGAACCTCTTTTAAAGCCCAACACTTCAATATCGTTACTATAACACTGCGTACAGTCACCGGTGATTAACTGCATTAACGTAGATTTACCACTGCCATTAGCACCCGTAATTAAAGTGTGTTGTAAGGGTTTAATACTAACATTCATGTTATCGAATATAACGTAACCACTATATTGCACTTTACCGTTATTAAGTTTTACTAAATATTGATGCTTATATTCGACCATTTTGTAAGGTGAAATAGGCCATTCTTTATTATCATGAGGCGATGAAAAAATTTTATCTAGCTGCTTTTTAGTTTCAGCATCATTTAACTGTCCTATTTTATGAAATCGGCCATTTTCAATTGAAGCAACTTGTTGACACCACTTAGGAATATCTTGTCTATTGCTTAACATCAATAAAACAGTAATACCTTTAGCACTAAGTTGTTCTAATGATTTAGATAATGTTAAGCAAGAGTCTTTATCAAGGCTATCGAAAGGGTTATCACATACTAAAAACTCAACACCTTCAAAGATTGCTTTCAAAATAAGTAGTTTTCGACCTTCGCCAGTACTTAACTGTCGATAACCACTATCAAGTCGGTGCGTTAAACCAAATTCAACAATCAACGGATCAGACCATTTATCTTTAGGTAAAAAGTCTCTCGCTATGGTACCAATGTCGTTAGAGTCTATAAAATCAGTCGCGTCCATTTTTAATTCATGTTCATAAACAGCTTGCTGGCTTTCAAAAGAAATCAAAGCGACTTTATCTTTGTCAGGTAAAATACACGTTTGTGCTGACTCCGCAACTAGCTCTCTTGTTAGAACTTGATCTAAATATTGTTTACCTGAGCCATTTCTTCCTAAAATACACCAACTTTGATTATCAATAATCTCCCAGTCATGAATACTTAACTTGTTGTGCTCAAAGTCGACGATCTTTAACATGGTGTACCCTTATAAATAATGCTGATGATGTTTATTGTTCAGGAGTAAAAAGCATGGGAAATAGATATACACACTTAAAGAACTGATTACATTTATATTACAATAGAATGTATAGTTATTTTAAGCGCACTACCAATAAAAAACCCTTTGAACAACTAGGCACAAAGGATTTTTATTTATAGCCTGAACTTTGAATAATATGCATTTGGTAATGTTTTTCAGTAAAACAGGCTCATAAGGTACTTCTATACCTGACTCTGCAACATTTTCTGGATAGTCCAAATCTACAAAAATAAACTTATCAACACAAGCAATAGGTTGACCAATCCGAGTATCGTTAGCGGTGGTAGGTAGAGCGCTGAGATAAGGCAAAACGAAATGGATTAAGTATCTGCTCATTTTTAAAGGGTAAAATAATAAACGCCGGTATTGTAAAATTTATAAGTAGAATAACTATTTATAGATTTTACACCTTGTATTTATTCATTTTTCCTCATAAAAAAGTAGGTCACTTAATTAGTCAAATTGGTATAATATAAAGGATGTATTTTTAGAAAAGCTATTATATAGCTAACAATAAAAGAGATTATTTTTTGAAAAGCAACGAATTTACTCATATTAATGCCGACGGCGATGCCCATATGGTTGACGTTACTGAAAAAAAAGTCACGGAACGCACGGCTATCGCTCAAGCTTACATTGAAATGTCAGCGCAGACGCTAGCAATGATTGTTGAAGGTAAACACCACAAAGGTGATGTTTTTGCTACGGCAAGAATTGCCGGTATTATGGCGGCAAAAAAAACCAGTGAACTCATCCCACTGTGCCACCCTTTGATGTTAACCAAAATTGAAGTTGATATAGTAGCCGAGCCTCAACATAATCGCGTTAAAATTACTGCGCTATGTAAATTATCAGGTAAAACTGGCGTAGAAATGGAAGCATTAACGGCAGCTTCAACTGCAGCCCTGACCATTTACGACATGTGCAAAGCCGTACAAAAAGATATGATAATTACCAATATTCACTTATGTGAAAAGCAAGGTGGAAAGTCTGGCAGCTATTTTCA
The Colwellia sp. Arc7-D genome window above contains:
- a CDS encoding serine hydrolase, coding for MQSVTKSVVSTVIGIAVGRGDFPDLDTPVLKYFESGSVDNVDDKKRQMTIRHLLIMTTGLEWNEDYPYSDPRNTAANMQGVPDWVKFTMDRPMSKEPGKPFQYNSGATLILGHLFSKATGMDIEEYTVRYLFNPLGIDNFYWKRTPFGLAETQEGLYVSSRDIAKIAYLYLKQGMWEDKSIVPRTWVNVSITPFVFITDNRSVEYG
- a CDS encoding ATP-binding cassette domain-containing protein, which codes for MLKIVDFEHNKLSIHDWEIIDNQSWCILGRNGSGKQYLDQVLTRELVAESAQTCILPDKDKVALISFESQQAVYEHELKMDATDFIDSNDIGTIARDFLPKDKWSDPLIVEFGLTHRLDSGYRQLSTGEGRKLLILKAIFEGVEFLVCDNPFDSLDKDSCLTLSKSLEQLSAKGITVLLMLSNRQDIPKWCQQVASIENGRFHKIGQLNDAETKKQLDKIFSSPHDNKEWPISPYKMVEYKHQYLVKLNNGKVQYSGYVIFDNMNVSIKPLQHTLITGANGSGKSTLMQLITGDCTQCYSNDIEVLGFKRGSGESIWQIKEQMGIVSSEMHRQYRVNGSLLTVVLSGFHDSIGLYKQPEKHQIELARQWLNQVGLLDVQDIPFQQLSYGEQRLGLIARALVKSPYLLILDEPTQGLDEINRHRVLDFLMELSAQQHSTILLVSHREDEYLPMFKQHIKL
- the moaC gene encoding cyclic pyranopterin monophosphate synthase MoaC is translated as MKSNEFTHINADGDAHMVDVTEKKVTERTAIAQAYIEMSAQTLAMIVEGKHHKGDVFATARIAGIMAAKKTSELIPLCHPLMLTKIEVDIVAEPQHNRVKITALCKLSGKTGVEMEALTAASTAALTIYDMCKAVQKDMIITNIHLCEKQGGKSGSYFHNEVTK